A single region of the Anas platyrhynchos isolate ZD024472 breed Pekin duck chromosome 6, IASCAAS_PekinDuck_T2T, whole genome shotgun sequence genome encodes:
- the LOC101804190 gene encoding heparan sulfate glucosamine 3-O-sulfotransferase 1, whose protein sequence is MAFLLVSAYLLLTHTQGAPVENGPLLETLKSQVGLFSNKSEHYSAQVRPPGTSRRIPQTIIIGVRKGGTRALLEMLDIHPNIVVAATEVHFFDWDENYVKGLDWYRSLMPFSYGNQITIEKTPGYFTSPQAPERIHDMNSSIKLLLILRDPTERVISDYTQVYYNRVESHKPVQLFEDIVIKNGALNTKYKAIQRSLYDVHMEKWLKHFNLNQIHIVDGNTLIKDPLPELQKVERFLNLPSRIMSSNFYFNQTKGFYCIRSDGRERCLHESKGRPHPLVNNTVLEQLYSYFREHNAKFYRMVNHSFDWH, encoded by the coding sequence ATGGCCTTCCTACTGGTGTCAGCTTATCTTCTGCTGACTCATACTCAGGGTGCTCCTGTTGAAAATGGGCCACTGTTGGAAACACTGAAGTCACAGGTAGGATTATTCAGCAATAAAAGCGAACACTATTCAGCACAGGTGAGACCTCCTGGCACAAGCCGACGAATACCTCAGACAATTATCATAGGAGTTCGTAAAGGAGGGACCAGGGCTTTGCTGGAAATGTTGGATATTCATCCTAATATTGTAGTGGCAGCTACAGAAGTTCACTTTTTTGACTGGGATGAAAATTATGTGAAAGGATTAGACTGGTATAGGAGTCTGATGCCATTTTCTTACGGAAATCAAATTACAATTGAGAAAACACCAGGCTATTTTACATCACCACAGGCTCCAGAAAGAATTCATGACATGAATAGCTCCATTAAGCTGCTGCTCATTCTAAGAGATCCCACTGAGAGAGTTATATCTGACTATACCCAAGTATATTACAACAGAGTAGAGAGCCACAAGCCTGTTCAGCTTTTTGAAGATATTGTTATTAAGAATGGAGCACTTAATACCAAATACAAGGCTATTCAGAGAAGTCTATATGATGTTCATATGGAAAAGTGGCTTAAACATTTCAATTTGAATCAGATTCACATAGTGGATGGCAATACTTTAATCAAGGACCCTCTTCCTGAATTACAAAAAGTTGAAAGATTTCTAAATCTTCCTTCCCGAATTATgtcttctaatttttattttaaccaaaCTAAAGGATTCTATTGCATTCGAAGTGATGGAAGAGAGAGATGTTTACACGAATCCAAAGGGCGCCCCCATCCTCTTGTTAACAACACTGTTTTAGAGCAACTTTATTCTTACTTCAGAGAGCACAATGCAAAATTTTACAGAATGGTTAATCACTCTTTTGACTGGCATTAA